One region of Solanum pennellii chromosome 6, SPENNV200 genomic DNA includes:
- the LOC107023529 gene encoding zinc finger protein BALDIBIS-like produces MMSDDGLSSLAFIQDPNSNPTNNNPNPNSNPSAKRKRNLPGKPDPDAEVIALSPKSLMATNRFICEICNKGFQRDQNLQLHRRGHNLPWKLKQRNKNEVIKKKVYICPEKTCIHHDPSRALGDLTGIKKHFSRKHGEKKWKCEKCSKKYAVQSDWKAHTKICGTREYKCDCGTLFSRKDSFITHRAFCDALAEESARFTSVPSTANLNFRNEILLNGGFGNTNLQQSTGNPQFGSNLFRPEFMGLGLDPAISHHHQPQLNNVDGQKPRIPLWLDNNMNPNPGNDFLVASSSSTTSNLPHHELVQIAAHNNNQQWFINGTGVGDDSGIGSSSSQLPSRVLLKEEEENKRNMSETISSMYYNNHHNETTAPATHMSATALLQKAAQMGSTRSNSALFGTGFGLMGSSFSKSNGQGQFATHDQNFNGLMMNSPNNNSNQGNRLLFGDMNSSSLEGNASGKNSDPFNLMPRNNKGKQVNLSGNEAIEGGLTRDFLGVGGNESRPFLSKNELAKFGNISGSAMGLSDYSETH; encoded by the exons ATGATGTCTGATGACGGACTTTCTTCATTAGCTTTCATTCAAGATCCAAACTCAAACCCTACTAATAATAATCCAAACCCTAACTCAAATCCATCTGCTAAACGAAAAAGAAATCTCCCCGGAAAGCCAG ATCCAGATGCAGAAGTGATAGCACTATCACCAAAGTCACTGATGGCGACGAATCGATTCATATGTGAAATCTGCAACAAGGGTTTTCAGAGGGACCAGAATTTACAGCTCCACAGAAGAGGTCACAACTTGCCATGGAAGCTAAAGCAAAGGAACAAAAATGAAGTGATCAAGAAGAAAGTTTATATTTGTCCTGAAAAGACGTGTATACACCATGATCCATCGCGAGCTCTGGGAGATTTAACAGGTATTAAAAAACACTTCTCGAGAAAACATGGCGAGAAGAAGTGGAAGTGTGAGAAATGTTCCAAGAAATATGCTGTTCAATCTGATTGGAAAGCTCATACTAAGATTTGTGGCACAAGGGAATATAAATGTGACTGTGGAACTCTATTCTCCAG aAAGGACAGCTTTATAACACATCGAGCATTTTGTGATGCGTTAGCAGAAGAAAGTGCAAGATTTACATCAGTTCCAAGTACAGCAAATCTGAATTTCAGAAATGAAATTTTGCTGAATGGGGGATTTGGCAATACTAATCTTCAGCAAAGTACTGGAAATCCCCAATTTGGTTCTAATTTGTTTAGGCCTGAATTTATGGGACTTGGATTGGACCCTGCAATTAGTCATCATCATCAACCACAGCTCAATAATGTGGATGGACAAAAACCAAGGATACCACTTTGGTTGGACAATAATATGAATCCGAATCCAGGTAATGATTTCTTAGTAGCATCGTCAAGCTCTACAACTAGCAATTTGCCTCATCATGAATTGGTCCAAATCGCCGCACATAACAATAATCAACAATGGTTCATTAATGGTACTGGTGTTGGTGATGATTCTGGAATTGGCTCATCCTCGTCTCAACTTCCTTCACGAGTATTGCTAAAGGAGGAAGAagagaacaaaagaaatatgTCGGAGACAATAAGTTCAATGTACTACAACAATCATCACAACGAAACAACAGCACCAGCTACTCATATGTCGGCTACTGCACTTTTACAAAAAGCAGCCCAAATGGGATCAACGAGGAGCAATTCAGCCCTCTTTGGAACTGGATTCGGGCTAATGGGCTCTTCTTTTTCTAAAAGCAATGGACAAGGACAATTTGCTACTCATGATCAGAATTTTAACGGTTTAATGATGAACTCTCCGAATAATAATAGCAATCAAGGAAATAGGCTGTTGTTCGGGGATATGAATTCCAGTTCATTAGAAGGTAATGCAAGTGGAAAGAACTCAGATCCTTTCAATTTGATGCCGCGTAACAACAAAGGAAAACAAGTTAATCTGAGTGGAAATGAAGCAATTGAAGGAGGTTTAACAAGAGATTTTCTCGGGGTAGGAGGGAACGAAAGTAGGCCTTTTCTATCGAAAAATGAGCTAGCCAAGTTCGGTAACATATCTGGTTCAGCCATGGGATTAAGCGATTATAGTGAAACTCATTGA
- the LOC107022654 gene encoding vicilin-like seed storage protein At2g28490 has product MEDRRTLLLLVLVLFSALVSSVSANEEEEIEQRTQGEKWFVLRQLHNVVQTDAGSMRMVKGGYRRDSFLHSPMHIGFISMEPNSLFIPQYLDSNLILFVHHGEARVGHIHSGELVERHLKHGDVYTIPAGSAFYLENRLENQRLRIICSIDITSESMGWHAFQSFFIGGGTHTASVLAGFDHNTLATALNVSPEELQTFLTRQTSGPIVHISGSHHKNMWSEFLAQEPQQKLAHLKRIVNFGEEASPKEEKSTWSLRKFLFNLVNRENVVNHHHHKAPSVYNLYKKKPNFKNHHGWSKNVDSSDYSPLEQSGNGVYLVNLSPGSMMAPHVNPSAIEYGVVLKGTGRIQIVYPNGTLAMNARVQEGDVFWVPRYFPFCQIASTNGHFEFFGFTTSARRNHQQFLVGKNSLMQSLRGPEFAAAFGIDEKRLNRIANAQHEQVILPASWWDSSQDKASEPERKKRTNFERIVGSLGSDMIMGFD; this is encoded by the exons ATGGAAGATAGAAGGACATTGTTGCTTCTAGTGCTAGTACTTTTCTCTGCACTTGTATCGTCTGTTAGTGCCAATGAAGAGGAAGAAATCGAGCAAAGGACACAAGGAGAAAAATGGTTTGTGTTACGTCAGTTACATAATGTTGTGCAAACTGATGCAGGGTCTATGAGAATGGTGAAGGGTGGTTATCGAAGGGATTCATTTCTACATAGTCCAATGCATATTGGTTTCATCTCCATGGAACCAAATAGTCTCTTCATCCCTCAATACCTTGATTCCAATCTTATCCTCTTTGTTCACCACG GGGAAGCGAGAGTTGGACACATCCATAGCGGTGAATTAGTGGAAAGGCATTTAAAGCATGGAGATGTGTATACAATTCCTGCTGGATCAGCTTTCTATTTGGAGAATAGACTTGAAAATCAGAGACTTCGCATAATTTGTAGTATTGATATTACCTCAGAATCCATGGGATGGCATGCTTTCCAG TCTTTTTTCATTGGCGGTGGAACTCATACTGCATCCGTCCTTGCTGGATTTGATCATAACACATTAGCAACTGCTCTTAAT GTCTCGCCGGAAGAATTACAAACGTTTTTGACCAGGCAAACTTCCGGTCCAATTGTGCATATATCTGGTTCTCATCACAAAAATATGTGGTCCGAATTCTTGGCCCAAGAACCCCAACAAAAACTAGCTCACTTGAAGAGGATTGTGAATTTTGGTGAAGAAGCTAGCCCAAAAGAGGAGAAATCAACATGGTCGTTGAggaaatttttgtttaatttagtAAACAGAGAAAATGTTgtcaatcatcatcatcataaagcTCCATCAGTATACAATCTCTACAAGAAGAAGCCCAATTTCAAGAACCATCATGGATGGAGCAAGAATGTGGATTCGTCTGATTATTCTCCTCTAGAACAATCTGGCAATGGCGTTTACCTTGTCAATCTATCTCCG GGATCCATGATGGCACCTCATGTTAATCCATCAGCGATAGAGTATGGAGTAGTGTTGAAAGGGACCGGTAGGATTCAAATTGTGTATCCAAATGGGACTTTAGCAATGAATGCCAGAGTACAAGAAGGGGACGTTTTTTGGGTGCCAAGGTACTTCCCATTCTGCCAAATTGCTTCGACAAATGGTCATTTTGAGTTCTTTGGCTTCACAACATCAGCAAGGAGGAATCATCAACAGTTCTTGGTGGGTAAGAACTCACTGATGCAGAGCTTACGAGGGCCTGAATTTGCAGCTGCATTTGGAATTGATGAGAAAAGGCTTAACAGGATTGCCAATGCTCAACACGAACAAGTCATATTGCCTGCATCGTGGTGGGATTCATCACAAGACAAGGCATCAGAGCCAGAGAGGAAGAAGAGGACCAATTTTGAGAGGATTGTGGGGAGCTTAGGCAGTGACATGATCATgggttttgattaa